From Chthonomonas sp., the proteins below share one genomic window:
- the ligD gene encoding DNA ligase D, which translates to MPPLDEYVRKRNFDRTPEPTDSSFAEPAEHLRFVIQLHHATNLHYDFRLECGGVLLSWAVPKGPSLNPDDKKLAVRVEDHPLAYGDFEGAIPKDQYGGGEVIIWDTGDIYPEADDGTTELDREKGDALLAQQLKDGKISVTLRGYKLRGSFALVKTSGGPNHWLLLKHRDEFACDFDILALPGSVRSRQESARYLKPMLLQELTKTIGDDVAKFGGDDWTFEIKLDGVRCIAVRNYQQVDLFTRNGANLSAAFPHLVEALRRLPAETFVLDGEIVYYDERGAPNFATLMQYINRSSAGRSLANIEFCVFDMLQSNHESLLNLPLGERIARLDQWAFRSPLRRMDPLPGPSDVAFKLAMQFGFEGVVGKRLSSRYQPGVRTPDWLKVKSYLSGEFVVVGYAFGERGRASSIGSLLLAEEAEDGQLRYVGSVGTGFTEEKLQELRGILDEAKIVEPVIPCDKEKQFQAVEPRLWVEVRFMDWGPNQHLRQPVFLRERQDRMLKVEQLSRETILIDQLGSGVTETTLQYGNFQLPVTKLNKVNWPGDTPATKGMYLSYFARIWPLAQRHFAGRPLTLIRFPDGIDTPGVYQKHFQHEPPDYVQQVEIWSDTNEQATKFVMVNNLETLLWLAQMGMLELHAWYSSVQPVGKRSRDFATSRANLEQSVLNYPDFIVFDLDPPGKSVAGFEMVKEGAAFLHEVLVGIGMTPFIKTSGRSGLHVYVPIVRNLDFAATKGIAQMLATHVTQLRPDLFTIEWSKEKRPDKVYFDYNQNGRGRTLPAPYSVRAVPNAPVSMPILWEDLSLCHPGRFTIKSILNAERDLIDPWENIFQSRVDVEAVLAP; encoded by the coding sequence ATGCCGCCGCTCGACGAATACGTACGCAAACGAAACTTTGATCGTACACCCGAACCGACCGATTCCAGCTTCGCGGAACCCGCCGAGCACCTGCGATTCGTCATCCAGTTGCACCACGCGACTAACCTGCACTACGACTTTCGCTTGGAGTGCGGTGGCGTTTTGCTCAGTTGGGCGGTGCCAAAGGGCCCCAGCCTGAACCCCGACGACAAGAAGCTGGCCGTGCGCGTGGAAGATCACCCGCTGGCGTATGGCGATTTCGAAGGCGCCATTCCGAAGGATCAATACGGCGGTGGCGAGGTGATCATCTGGGACACCGGCGACATCTACCCCGAGGCGGATGACGGCACCACCGAATTGGACCGGGAAAAGGGGGATGCGCTACTCGCGCAGCAACTGAAAGACGGCAAGATCAGCGTCACTCTGCGTGGCTACAAGCTACGCGGAAGCTTCGCCTTGGTCAAGACCTCGGGCGGCCCCAACCACTGGCTGCTCCTAAAGCACCGCGACGAGTTTGCGTGCGACTTCGACATCCTCGCCCTGCCGGGCTCGGTGCGATCCAGGCAAGAAAGCGCGCGCTATCTCAAGCCGATGCTGCTTCAGGAACTCACCAAGACCATCGGCGACGATGTGGCCAAGTTTGGCGGCGATGATTGGACGTTCGAAATTAAGCTCGATGGCGTGCGCTGCATCGCGGTACGCAACTATCAGCAGGTAGACCTGTTCACCCGCAATGGCGCGAACCTGAGCGCCGCGTTTCCGCATTTGGTCGAGGCGCTTCGGCGTTTGCCCGCCGAGACCTTTGTCTTGGACGGCGAGATTGTTTACTACGACGAGCGGGGCGCGCCCAACTTCGCCACGCTCATGCAGTACATCAACCGCTCTTCGGCGGGGCGATCGCTCGCCAACATCGAGTTTTGTGTGTTCGACATGTTGCAGTCCAACCACGAAAGCTTGCTCAATCTGCCGCTCGGCGAGCGCATCGCACGGCTGGACCAGTGGGCGTTCCGGAGCCCGCTTCGGCGCATGGACCCCTTGCCCGGACCCTCGGACGTCGCCTTTAAGCTGGCCATGCAGTTCGGATTCGAAGGCGTGGTCGGCAAGCGGCTCTCGTCTCGCTATCAACCGGGGGTCCGAACGCCCGATTGGCTCAAGGTGAAGAGCTACCTCAGCGGCGAATTCGTGGTTGTCGGATACGCGTTTGGCGAACGCGGACGCGCAAGCTCGATCGGTTCCCTGCTTCTCGCCGAGGAAGCCGAGGACGGCCAACTGCGCTACGTCGGCTCAGTCGGCACCGGCTTCACCGAGGAGAAACTGCAAGAACTCCGCGGCATCTTGGACGAAGCGAAGATCGTCGAGCCGGTCATCCCGTGCGACAAGGAAAAGCAGTTTCAAGCGGTCGAACCTCGACTTTGGGTGGAGGTTCGCTTTATGGATTGGGGTCCGAACCAGCATCTGCGTCAGCCCGTATTCCTTCGCGAACGGCAAGACCGCATGCTCAAGGTTGAGCAACTTTCGCGCGAAACCATACTCATCGATCAGCTGGGATCGGGCGTAACCGAGACAACTCTGCAGTACGGCAACTTCCAACTTCCGGTCACGAAGTTGAACAAGGTGAATTGGCCGGGTGACACCCCCGCGACCAAGGGCATGTACTTATCCTACTTCGCCCGCATCTGGCCGCTCGCGCAGCGACATTTTGCCGGGCGACCGCTCACCCTCATCCGATTCCCCGATGGAATCGACACGCCCGGCGTGTACCAAAAGCACTTTCAACACGAGCCGCCCGACTACGTGCAGCAGGTGGAGATTTGGTCGGACACCAACGAGCAAGCGACGAAGTTTGTGATGGTCAACAACCTGGAGACCTTGCTCTGGCTGGCGCAAATGGGCATGTTAGAACTGCACGCCTGGTACTCATCGGTGCAGCCGGTCGGCAAGCGTTCGCGCGACTTTGCAACTTCGCGGGCGAATCTCGAACAATCCGTCCTCAACTATCCCGACTTCATCGTGTTCGACCTCGACCCGCCGGGCAAGTCGGTGGCCGGGTTCGAAATGGTCAAGGAAGGAGCGGCGTTCCTGCACGAAGTGCTGGTCGGCATTGGCATGACTCCTTTCATCAAAACCAGTGGCCGTAGTGGGCTGCACGTCTACGTGCCCATCGTGCGGAACCTCGATTTCGCGGCGACCAAGGGCATTGCGCAGATGCTCGCCACCCATGTCACCCAGCTTCGGCCCGACTTGTTCACCATCGAGTGGTCCAAGGAGAAGCGTCCGGACAAGGTGTACTTTGATTACAACCAAAATGGACGTGGGCGCACGTTGCCGGCCCCTTACTCGGTGCGGGCCGTGCCAAATGCCCCGGTAAGTATGCCAATTTTGTGGGAAGACCTATCTCTTTGTCACCCCGGAAGGTTTACAATAAAGTCAATTCTCAACGCGGAACGCGACTTGATAGACCCCTGGGAAAACATTTTCCAGAGCCGGGTTGATGTGGAAGCCGTTCTCGCTCCGTGA